The Tolypothrix sp. PCC 7712 region GCCTAAATCCATTAAAATTTTGCAGGGATGTTTCATCTCTGCTTCTGCCAACCGCACATTCGCAATCATGGCAGACCATTCAGTCGGAGTATCATGAGAGCAGTTAATCCGCACACAATCAGTTCCCTGGTGAATGAGATTCCGGACTAACTCATAATTGCTAGCTGCTTCTGTAGGCAATGTCACCATAATTCTGACTCGACGGTGACGAAGGGTCTTACCAAACAGCGCCTCAGTTTGTTCTTGCAGCAAGCGATCGCCTTCAAAAAATTCCTCTAATGGTGGGTGACTAATGGGAGAATTTAACTTAACATCACAAGCAGCTGCTAAAGTAGCAATTACTGCATCTAAATGAGCTAAAACCTTAGTTTCAATATGTCCTAATGAACATAAACCCCAAGGTAACAAAGCCATTTGCAATTCCCGCAAGTCATAACGCCGCAGTGCTAAATAATAAGCTAAGTTGAGACTACTATTAATAAAAGCTGGTCTATGAATGCGCGATCGCCATTCGTGAAAAATCTCCTGTCCTTCTTGATAAACACATTTGCGAAGCTGTTGTAAGGCGGTGAGTAAGGCTTGGGGATTGGATAGATCCACACCAAAATCGGGAGTTTTTAAGCTTGAAGACAGCATATAAGTTAAGGGTTGGAAGTCCGATTGTTAGGGAATAAAGATGATACTCATGGATTAAACTGCTTGTAAAAATCAAGCTGAACCTGCTACCGTGGCTGGGGAATTTTCTTTAACAGCATCAACTACCCCTTGTACTGCTAAAACTGAACAGGGAGCATGATGCAGCACATAATTGCTAACGCTACCTAAGAAAAACTCGCTAATTCCCGTTAGTCCACGCCGACCGAGAATAATTAAATCAGCTTGCCAACTACGGGCTAAATCGCAAATAATTCGACTAGGATCGCCAAATTCCTGAGTGTATTCTGCATTGACACCTTGAGCGATCGCTTTATTGTTTAACAACGTCAAAAATTCTACCCCTTCACGCTTTAAAGATTCCCACTGTCCCAGATAATAGTTGACATCATCAGGAGTGAAAGGAGCGTAAATTCCATCTGTAGCTATACCTGGAGGATTGGGATACCGCTCATCAAAAGGTGAAAGCACATAGAGCAACATTAATTCCGCATTAGTTGCTTTCGCTAAAGCTAAAGCCTGATCAAAAACTTGTTGACCAATTTCTGAATTATTAACCGCAACCAAAATTTTGTGAAACATAATGATTACTCCTTATTTAGTATTTGGGCATGGGGAATGGGGAATGGGGAATGGGTAATGGGTAATGGGTAATGGGTAATGGGTAATGGGTAATGGGTAATGGGTAATGGGTAATGGGTAATGGGTAATGGTTATTTCTCTTCATCTCCCTCATCCCCCTCATCCCCCTCATCCCCCTCATCTCCCTCATCCCCCTCATCCCCTAGCTTCTGCATTAGCAATTTCTAGGAGTGTTTTCAGTACTGAATCAGGATTGAGGCTGATGGAATCAATTCCTTGTTCGACAAGGAAGCGGGCGAATTCTGGGTAATCACTCGGTGCTTGGCCGCAAATACCAATTTTGCGTCCATGCTGTTTAACTGTTTGGATAGCTGTGGCGATTGTTCGCTTCACAGCTTGATTGCGTTCATCAAATAGATGGGCAACTAATTCTGAATCTCGATCCAATCCCAGGGTTAATTGCGTTAAGTCATTGGAACCGATGGAGAAGCCATCAAATACTTGAGCAAATTCGTCTGCGAGAATCACGTTACTGGGCAATTCGCACATTACGTAAACTTGTAAGCCGTTTTCGCCTCTGACTAAACCATTGTTTGCCATCTCAGCTAATACTCGCCGCCCTTCTTCGGGAGTCCGGCAGAACGGTATCATTAAAATAATGTTGGTTAAGCCCATGCGATCGCGTACTTGCTTCATCGCCTGACATTCCAAAGCAAAGCCTTCACGATAGCGTTGATCGTAGTAGCGCGAAGCACCACGCCAGCCAATCATCGGGTTTTCTTCTTTGGGTTCAAATTGTTTACCACCTAAGAGATTGGCGTATTCGTTACTCTTGAAATCAGACAGCCGCACAATTACAGGTTTGGGATAAAAAGCAGCTGCGATCGTACCAATACCTTCAGCTACTTTATCTACAAAGAATTGCGCTTTATTTTCATATTGAGTAGTTAACTCAGCTATTTTGTATTTAGCTAGTTCGTCTTCTAATTCATCAAAATGAATCAAGGCTAAAGGATGGGCTTTGATGTGGTTAGCAATAATAAATTCCATTCGCGCTAATCCTACACCATCATTAGGAATAGCTGCAAAACCAAATGCTTCTTCTGGATTGCCCACATTCATCATAATTTGAGTGTGGGTGTGTGGCAGTTTTTCTAATGGTAATTCTTGAATTTCAAAAGGTAATAAACCTGGGTAAACTTTTCCGGTTTCACCTTCTGCACAACTAACAGTAATTTCTTGCCCAGTTTTTAAGATAGTAGTCGCATTACCACAACCAACAATCGCCGGAATTCCTAACTCCCTGGCAATAATTGCTGCATGACAAGTACGTCCGCCAGCATTAGTTACAATCGCACTAGCCCGTTTCATAATCGGTTCCCAGTCTGGATCGGTGCGGTTAGTTACGAGTATTTCTCCAGCTTGAAACTGATTAATTTGATGCACATCTAAAATTACTCTGGCTTTCCCTTGCCCAATCATCTCACCGACGCTACGGCCTGTAACTAAAGGAACTAGGGATTGAATATCGTCTTTCCCAGTCCCCAGTCCCCAATCCCCAGTCCCCAATCTATAAGTCCGCAATATATTCCCCGTCTTTTGGGACTGCACTGTTTCTGGACGCGCTTGGACAATAAACAGTTCATTGCTAATCCCATCTTTTGCCCATTCAATATCCATTGGCGTATATGTACCACGGACTTGGGAGTAATGTTCTTCAATGATGCAAGCCCAATTAGCAAGTTGTAAAATCTCCTCATCATTGAGAGCAAATATATTCCGTTCCGATGCAGCGACGGAGATATTTTTAGTTAATTTTGAGCCGCCCAGATCATAAACCATCTTAATTTCTTTACTGCCAAGGCTTTTCCTGATAATTGGGCGGTATCCTTGTTTTAATGTGGGCTTAAATACTAAATATTCGTCGGGGTTAACTGCGCCTTGAACAACGTTTTCACCTAAACCGTAAGCAGCAGTAATTAAAGCTGCGTCTTTAAAGCCAGTTTCCGTATCAATAGAGAACATGACACCAGAACTAGCCAAGTCAGAACGTACCATTTTTTGCACGCCTACCGACAGGGCAACATTGAAGTGGTCAAAACCCTTAATTTGGCGATAGGAAATGGCGCGATCGGTAAAAATAGAAGCAAAGCATTTGTGACAAGCTTCTAATACAGCTTCTAAGCCATGAACATTTAAATAAGTTTCTTGCTGTCCCGCAAAGCTAGCATCGGGTAAATCTTCCGCAGTCGCACTAGAACGAACAGCTACATCAGTATCTATTTCAGCATCATATTGCTGACAAAGACTGCGATAAGCTTGGGCGATCGCTTCC contains the following coding sequences:
- a CDS encoding alpha/beta hydrolase, with the translated sequence MKRNNHYPLPITHYPLPITHYPLPITHYPLPIPHSPFPMPKY
- the ppsA gene encoding phosphoenolpyruvate synthase, which encodes MLEILDNQEISRSVSKEQAFVLPLSDVGIADIPLVGGKNASLGEMIQRLRRRGVKVPTGFATTAYAYKYFISAAGLETKLREIFADLDVEDVQNLRQCGKKARLLMLQTPFPVELQEAIAQAYRSLCQQYDAEIDTDVAVRSSATAEDLPDASFAGQQETYLNVHGLEAVLEACHKCFASIFTDRAISYRQIKGFDHFNVALSVGVQKMVRSDLASSGVMFSIDTETGFKDAALITAAYGLGENVVQGAVNPDEYLVFKPTLKQGYRPIIRKSLGSKEIKMVYDLGGSKLTKNISVAASERNIFALNDEEILQLANWACIIEEHYSQVRGTYTPMDIEWAKDGISNELFIVQARPETVQSQKTGNILRTYRLGTGDWGLGTGKDDIQSLVPLVTGRSVGEMIGQGKARVILDVHQINQFQAGEILVTNRTDPDWEPIMKRASAIVTNAGGRTCHAAIIARELGIPAIVGCGNATTILKTGQEITVSCAEGETGKVYPGLLPFEIQELPLEKLPHTHTQIMMNVGNPEEAFGFAAIPNDGVGLARMEFIIANHIKAHPLALIHFDELEDELAKYKIAELTTQYENKAQFFVDKVAEGIGTIAAAFYPKPVIVRLSDFKSNEYANLLGGKQFEPKEENPMIGWRGASRYYDQRYREGFALECQAMKQVRDRMGLTNIILMIPFCRTPEEGRRVLAEMANNGLVRGENGLQVYVMCELPSNVILADEFAQVFDGFSIGSNDLTQLTLGLDRDSELVAHLFDERNQAVKRTIATAIQTVKQHGRKIGICGQAPSDYPEFARFLVEQGIDSISLNPDSVLKTLLEIANAEARG
- a CDS encoding universal stress protein produces the protein MFHKILVAVNNSEIGQQVFDQALALAKATNAELMLLYVLSPFDERYPNPPGIATDGIYAPFTPDDVNYYLGQWESLKREGVEFLTLLNNKAIAQGVNAEYTQEFGDPSRIICDLARSWQADLIILGRRGLTGISEFFLGSVSNYVLHHAPCSVLAVQGVVDAVKENSPATVAGSA